In Dysidea avara chromosome 3, odDysAvar1.4, whole genome shotgun sequence, a single window of DNA contains:
- the LOC136250591 gene encoding hemicentin-1-like, translating to MFGFYVFILVLDTSFALRISPPNSCINCYNDYPNTCQERLELTCHDGAETEWLDKNSRSITTTDNTARIHTEGTTLVFLSRQTTDEGSYTCRRVHNQNIKANVNILVKAIPHFTYSCNPNSRFFSDEQTVLRYQDNFINCSFAPTVNFSNSTNWDYRNRLLNTDSHPKYSQNTSGLIIRNFTKADEGIYKCLIGNGDPLIATINVILIWPPELPITQNQTVLVNVSEQVVLNCTVSSSPDPVYNWSTPDTCSSCPHTNSDNVMIFTADITDSGEYVCEAGNEYGRVMMTFDIKVFSKPIVLTESHTIIKEERENILLTCDLKYAYPVPSVTWSIKSVLSDNYIVIKNSSVERDYSLHKNFTIEIYHRFLSEAGYLNVMCSVENLYGSAQMVYHLWEDAAFKAKIDFVLYITNFMSCQEVKKDKYGLFAELLASLREWFNSVCHCNGYNNLYTPQLTCLNHTTGYITSIVRHEGVKSAQQLINLAVANITNNTANFSQHGWILFLELPNDTKNTPLPNNTPTPSHSSEITDVSISIIIGVTVGAVCVLIVSILCIAAAVVYGMHRRKSDTTDQISVKSPHMYDDVDRFSALKTRNTDCDVNKSPTDNKIIFEMNGMQPPAYCPLSTPLYDNPVCTKKRNEKGNDYQIDDEVENAKENKNNQFQKGEKYDKLFHHGQ from the exons ATGTTTGGGTTCTACGTCTTCATCCTTGTGCTAG ATACCAGCTTTGCCTTAAGAATATCACCTCCTAATTCCTGCATCAACTGTTATAATGACTATCCCAACACCTGTCAAGAGCGACTAGAGTTGACTTGTCATGATGGTGCAGAAACAGAGTGGCTTGATAAAAATTCGAGATCAATTACTACAACTGACAATACTGCAAGAATACATA CTGAAGGCACCACGTTGGTATTTCTGAGCCGTCAAACAACAGATGAAGGAAGCTATACCTGTAGGAGAGTGCACAATCAAAATATCAAGGCCAATGTAAACATACTAGTCAAAG CCATCCCACATTTTACCTACAGCTGCAATCCCAACAGCAGATTTTTTTCTGATGAACAAACTGTATTACGCTATCAAGATAATTTTATTAACTGTTCATTCGCACCAACTGTTAATTTTTCCAATTCCACAAATTGGGACTACAGAAATCGACTATTGAATACTGATAGTCATCCTAAATACAGTCAAAACACTTCAGGACTGATAATTCGTAATTTTACTAAAGCTGATGAAGGCATATATAAATGCTTAATTGGCAATGGAGATCCATTAATTGCTACAATAAACGTGATTCTCATCT GGCCTCCAGAATTACCGATTACACAAAACCAGACAGTGTTGGTGAATGTCAGTGAACAGGTGGTACTCAATTGTACTGTGTCATCTTCACCAGATCCAGTGTACAACTGGTCCACCCCAGACACCTGTTCATCTTGTCCACACACCAACAGTGATAATGTTATGATCTTCACAGCTGATATTACTGATAGTGGGGAATACGTCTGTGAAGCTGGAAATGAGTATGGAAGAGTCATGATGACTTTTGACATCAAAGTATTTT CCAAACCAATTGTGTTAACTGAGTCTCATACAATCATTAAAGAGGAGAGGGAGAACATCTTATTAACATGTGATCTAAAATATGCATACCCAGTACCTAGCGTTACTTGGAGTATTAAGAGTGTATTATCCGATAACTACATTGTAATAAAGAACTCCAGTGTTGAAAGAGACTATTCTTTGCATAAGAATTTTACTATTGAAATTTACCATCGCTTCTTATCTGAAGCAGGTTACTTGAATGTGATGTGCTCAGTGGAGAATTTGTATGGATCTGCCCAAATGGTGTATCACTTGTGGGAGGATGCTGCATTTAAAGCAA AAATAGACTTTGTTCTGTACATAACAAATTTCATGAGCTGCCAAGAGGTTAAAAAG GATAAGTATGGATTGTTTGCAGAACTGTTAGCTTCATTGAGGGAATGGTTTAACTCAGTATGTCATTGTAATGGGTATAATAACCTGTATACTCCACAACTGACCTGTCTGAACCACACCACTGGTTACATTACTAGTATTGTTCGTCATGAGGGTGTCAAGTCTGCTCAGCAACTAATTAATTTGGCAGTAGCTAACATTACTAACAACACTGCTAATTTTTCACAACATGGATGGATATTATTTCTTGAATTACCTAATGACACCAAAAATACTCCTCTCCCCAACAATACCCCCACTCCCTCCCACAGCAGTGaaatcactgatgtatcaatATCGATTATCATTGGTGTAACTGTTGGAGCTGTTTGTGTATTAATAGTATCAATATTGTGCATTGCTGCTGCAGTAGTTTATGGGATGCATAGAAG GAAATCGGATACCACAGATCAAATCAGTGTAAAAAGTCCTCACATGTATGATGATGTTGATAGGTTTTCAGCATTAAAAACTAGAAACACTGATTGTGATGTGAACAAGAGTCCTACAgacaataaaataatatttgaAATGAATGGAATGCAGCCACCAGCTTATTGCCCATTATCCACACCACTTTATGACAACCCTGTGTGTACTAAGAAAAGGAATGAGAAGGGTAATGACTATCAGATCGAtgatgaagtagagaatgcaaaagaaaataaaaataatcaATTTCAGAAAGGAGAGAAATATGATAAGCTCTTCCACCATGGCCAATAA